In a single window of the Gadus chalcogrammus isolate NIFS_2021 chromosome 20, NIFS_Gcha_1.0, whole genome shotgun sequence genome:
- the pnkd gene encoding probable hydrolase PNKD — MALPDWSATLLATASFCGVFFMCLRFGRTLRVVLNKSLGRAMARSEKPLFRIAYTLYTKTRLGYLYYKRQMKKAREQYPTGHSRGQPVEMNGIKIVPVSVLSDNYCYLVIDTTSGEAVAVDPADPQTVQAALMEEQATLKAILCTHKHWDHSGGNTALKKLHSSCRVYGNAADNIPGLTHPLSHKDTVSVGRMHFKALLTPGHTVGHMIYLLEGRPNGTPPSLFSGDLVFLSGCGRMFEGSATTMLSSLDTVGCLSDDTLLWPGHEYSEDNLLFAAVVEPSNTARESKYHWVVQQRGEKLCTCPSTIGDEKAYNPFLRLHSPELQQALGLQQLKDEDGTEFRARVLEALRKHKDAYNRR, encoded by the exons ATGGCGCTTCCTGACTGGTCGGCGACCCTGCTAGCAACCGCATCCTTCTGCGGTGTTTTCTTCATGTGCCTCCGTTTCGGCCGCACACTCCGAGTAGTTTTGAATAAATCACTGGGCAGAGCCATGGCCCGCTCGGAGAAGCCCCTGTTCCGAATAGC GTACACGTTGTACACAAAGACCAGACTGGGCTACTTGTACTACAAGCGGCAGATGAAGAAAGCCCGGGAGCAGTACCCAACGGGACATTCCAGAGGCCAGCCTGTGGAGATGAATG GTATCAAAATAGTCCCTGTGTCAGTGCTTTCGGACAACTACTGCTACCTTGTGATTGACACCACCTCCGGCGAGGCGGTGGCAGTAGACCCAGCAGATCCACAGACTGTACAG GCAGCCCTCATGGAAGAACAGGCCACCCTCAAAGCCATCctctgcacacacaagcactg GGACCACAGCGGGGGGAACACGGCCCTCAAGAAGCTCCACAGCTCCTGCCGCGTGTACGGGAACGCCGCAGACAACATTCCCGGCCTGACGCA CCCCCTCTCCCACAAGGACACGGTGTCGGTGGGTCGCATGCACTTCAAGGCCCTGTTAACGCCGGGACACACGGTGGGCCACATGATCTACCTCCTGGAGGGCCGGCCCAACGggaccccccccagcctcttctCGGGGGACCTGGTGTTCCTGTCAGGCTGTG GGAGGATGTTCGAAGGCAGCGCTACGACCATGCTGTCCTCCCTGGACACCGTGGGCTGCCTGAGTGACGACACGCTGCTGTGGCCCG GTCATGAGTATTCGGAGGACAACCTGCTGTTTGCTGCCGTGGTGGAGCCAAGCAACACTGCCAGGGAGAGCAAGTACCACTGGGTGGTGCAGCAGCGGGGAGAGAAGCTGTGCACG TGTCCGTCCACCATCGGGGACGAGAAGGCCTACAACCCCTTCCTGCGGCTCCATTCCCCTGAGCTCCAGCAGGCTCTGGGGCTCCAGCAGCTGAAGGACGAGGACGGGACTGAGTTCAGGGCCCGCGTTCTGGAGGCACTGAGGAAACACAAGGACGCCTACAACCGCCGATAG
- the LOC130373353 gene encoding protein lifeguard 3-like: MPKEDKPPAYEEAISSTKYEDSRHHPPNGHHDSGVGPDPPTPPPAYSPGPGTYPRQPGYGGYPPAGSMVAGTVFPPAGMPPSIIPTLSAGVSDHSQGDMDDFLSDQWESVSVRHAFIRKVYFILAAQLSFTVAIVAVFTFVDPVRQFVIAYPALYWASFGIYFVVYCVLICCKEARRRFPWNFVLLIIFTVAMSYMTGTIASYYDTKAVFLAMGITTIVCLAVTIFCFQTKVDFTSCGGLLCILAVLLMILGVITAVVLSFQYIPWLHMLYAAIGAVIYTLFLAYNTQLLLGNRELALSPEEYVYGALSLYIDIVQIFLFILEIGGAALE; encoded by the exons ATGCCCAAAGAGGACAAACCTCCTGCCTATGAAGAAGCCATCTCCTCTACCAAGTATGAGGACTCCAGGCATCATCCACCGAACGGGCACCACGACTCTGGCGTCGGGCCCGATCCTCCAACACCGCCGCCGGCTTACAGCCCAGGGCCTGGCACCTACCCTAGGCAGCCCGGCTACGGCGGCTACCCCCCTGCTGGCAGCATGGTGGCTGGGACTGTCTTCCCTCCAGCCGGGATGCCACCCTCCATAATACCCACTCTGTCCGCCGGAGTGTCCGACCACAGCCAAG GGGATATGGATGATTTTCTAAGCGATCAATGGGAGAGTGTTTCTGTCCGGCATGCTTTCATCAGAAAA GTGTACTTCATTTTGGCTGCGCAACTTTCCTTCACTGTTGCGATTGTAGCTGTGTTCACGTTTGT TGACCCAGTGAGACAGTTTGTCATCGCTTACCCAGCTCTGTACTGGGCGTCATT TGGAATTTATTTTGTAGTTTACTGTGTTCTCATCTGCTGTAAGGAGGCAAG GAGGCGCTTTCCATGGAATTTTGTGCTACTAATTATTTTT ACAGTTGCAATGTCATACATGACTGGAACCATCGCAAG CTACTATGACACAAAAGCTGTGTTTCTCGCCATGGGCATTACGACAATAGTTTGTTTGGCGGTCACAATCTTCTGCTTCCAAACCAAG GTGGACTTCACTTCCTGCGGCGGTCTCCTGTGCATCCTGGCCGTGCTGCTCATGATCCTGGGCGTCATCACGGCCGTGGTGCTCTCCTTCCAATAT ATCCCCTGGCTCCACATGCTCTACGCTGCAATAGGAGCCGTCATTTACACGCTG TTCCTGGCCTACAAcacccagctcctcctgggTAACCGCGAGCTGGCCCTCAGCCCGGAGGAGTACGTCTACGGAGCCCTCTCCCTCTACATCGACATTGTTCAGATCTTCCTGTTCATCTTGGAGATCGGCGGAGCAGCCTTGGAGTAA